ACCCGAGATTAGCCGGATTTATCAAAAGGGCATTACTTCCCGTACTAAAAACAGGATTCAAGACACCAAGCGTTAAACAAAGAATATTCAGCATGGTTATTTGGGATTGCGATTAACCCGTATTCGGACTTCTACAGTTGCGTCCAGTTTTATCTGGTCATTGGTATAAACAACCACTGTATCGGTTGGTGGGAACTCGAATATCAATCCGGCACTCAAAGAACAACTTCGGAACACAGTAACCGCCATGCTGTCAAGACAAACTGAGATTGCTGTATCCCGCTCGGCAACACATCTCCCCTGGTTATTAACCACCCCGGACGGTACAACAAATGGAATTGTAACGGAATCGACAAGAACATTCGGTTCGCTCAAAGAACCTGGTTTTAACACCAGCCGCCCATTCATCCCAAACGGCAGTGCCGTCTTCAACCTGACTCCTGCTTGGCCATCAACAAGATAGTTTTGAACCGATTGCCGTTCTTCTTCTGACAATTCAATCCTTTTATCGGGCAAAATTACCGTATCCGGTACAAATGCCAGTCGCATTGGAACATTCAAAACTGCCGTCCCGGAAACTAACTGTCCACTCTCAAATCGACCGTACCCCCTCATCCGGACGTTGTATTCGCAGGTGATAAAATCCGGCCCGGAGTTAAGTAGCGTTGTTATCGGAAATGTGCGTTCAAAAGTACCGGGCTGGTTTCTTTGTCCCTGCATTACGGTAATCACATCTTCAACAGTTGCCACTATTTGCTGATTCTTTATTGCCTTTAAAGCAACAAAGACATCCATTGGAAAACCAACGCCATTTTCTCCTGCCAACACCAGCTGTGCTGTGGAAAACCGTACACCGTGTAAGTTAAAAGGTACCAATTCGGGTAACGTCTCAACATGGGAAAAAACGTACACTGGTTCCCGGAACATCCCGACAAGAAACCGCGGTTTAGCGTCAAGAATTACATAACCGATGTCCACCGCACAATCTTTTGTCACATCAACAAATTCTCCACGGGAGTCAAACCTTATCCGCATCTGGAGTTCGAGTATTCCACCCGTTTTCCGTAAATTATCGATTCCAACCTCTGCCAGATTGAATTCAGCCGTCACCCCTTCTCCCGCCTCAACCATTCGGGACGAACTAACACCAATCTTACGAAAGTCATAGTTAAGAGTCATTGCTGCCGGTAAACGGTTACCAACCGTAAAAACGCATTGGCCTTGTGATAGAACAAGACTGTCAATTCTTAAGGGGTTACGCGCGACCATCTTTATTTCTATTTTTTTCTCGGCTTGAGCATCAACAACTTTAAATCGGCCGCCTCCAATTCTAAGTGACTCCGGTTCTATGTTTATCACAAGACTATCCTGGGGGAAAATTCTTACCGTATCCCGACCACTCCCTATTGAATGGACGGCAACATCGAAATCAATTGGATTAACCGCCCTTGCTCCTCCCAATCTTAACTTCTCTTCCCGAAACTCTCCGACTCTAATACTGCCGAGATGGACTACCCTCCCCAATAGTTTAATATCAATCGAATCAAAATTGAGCGGTGTCCGATTTTCGAGTCGCACAATAACCACACCTTCGAGGATGTCAACGGTCTGAATATTCTCGAGGACACAGTGCTTCTCAAAAATATTACTAAACGGCCCAACCTGTAACTCCAAACCCGAATCGGGAATCGGTCCAAAAATTTCCTCACAGCTTATCCCATCCCTACCGCTGCCTAAGTTGGAAAAAACGAAATCTTCCAACCCGATTTTTTCTCTCTCTTCAATGGTAAGCAAAGAAACAGCGTTATCAACCGCCACGGGTCCCCATCGATGGGTAAGATTGATTACAAAAGATGAATCAGGCTGAATCTGGAACTTTTCACTGTTTGACAGAAGTTCACCTAAACGAATCGTACGCTGATAAACTGGTATTATCAGACTGACATCCCATTGTGGCAATGCTGGTGGCTTAAGGCAAGAGCCACCAAAGGCAATGAGCATCAAAAGAGTAAAAGTAAAATATTTGAATCTACACCCCTTTACCCTCAACATCGTTTTCCTCCTTCTCCCCCGGTAAATCTTACAGGAGCCGCGGCTACCCTGTGAGCGTTCCAGAGTGCCTGATATTTTAAAAAGGCGGCATGCTCTCCCCATTTAAAAAAGGTATAGAACACCCTTCAGGCGTACCGCAGCTCCTTCAAATAATGGGGTCCACCGGGCGTAGAAAAGGGGCCGATTATGGTAGGACTTGGGCGTGGGCTTCTAAAATCCCAAGAAGGAGGCTAAGATGCCGGCCCCAGGAGATAATCTTAAGGCGGACCCCAAAGGTTACTGGTTAAACCTTAACTTCTCCATCCTGTAAGGAGCATCCCCTTGTCTCGAGCTCGGTCAAAGGTCCTCTTCTTTTTGTCTTGCTCCTTCATTTTACCAACTACCATCCGGGGTCCGCTTATCTATGGGTCATTATCCCTCCTTCCCAAAAGGGATAATGGTATCCCTCCTTCCGCAACCCACCAATTTTGAAGACGAGTAAACTATGGAGTACTAATATTTCGGGTGCGCCTCAATGGCAACAGAACAGAGAGCAGAGAGAACAATGCGCTTCCTCTCGACTCCGTAGCTACCCGTCTTACAGAATTGTACTCAATTTATGAGGCAGCCCGGTGGACCCAGAAACTCCCGTTTGTAAAGAGCAAACTTATTGACAAAAATTCAACGGAACTCTGTCAATTTCACCTAACCCCTTCCCGCTTCTCATTAAAAACACCGAAAGCAAATAAATGCATTATCTGTGCCACCAACCACCTGAAATTCTAACACATCAAAACACAATAAGTTAGAACAACAACCGAAACAATATTGTTTAATGCGACCGCACTTACTAAAGTGCGTCAAGGACAATAACTAACACAAAATCAATATGTTAACAAATTGCGACAGGTTGTTACTGAGCCCTCAGCAGATTGTGAAAAAATGAAATTTCTGTGTCGAGACAAAAGATTAAAACAACCATTACTCTTACTCTAATATGACATTGACATGCCGAGTAACAATTATTTTGACAATTACTTGAACCGCAATATCATTTAAAATATGGCTATGAAAGGAGTATTGATGAAACCAAGAATTGTTTTTTTTATCCTTACAACCCTTACGATGGCAAGTACCAATATTGACCAGTCCAGAGACCTTGTACGGATTGTAGGAGCCGGTCGCGATGAGATGCGCGCATTAGCAAAAATCGGAGTAATCGTCAACTACATTGACAACCGTGGTGTAGTTGCTGAGGCAACGCTTGATGAGCAGGAGAAATTAAGAAGTAGCGGTTTTTCAATCGAAATTCTTACCCGAAACATTACCAGGGTATATGAGCAAAACTGTCTCGCCTCTGCCAGCGATGGTCGCTATTTAACCTATAGTGAGTTCCGGGACACAATGGCAATAATCGCCCAGAACAACTCTAATATTTGCAAACTGGAAACACTGGGTTTGAGTTATAATGGTAGTTTAATCCTTATAATGAAAATCTCAGATAACCCTCAAAGCGATGAAAATGAACCGGTAGTTCATTTCGAAGGAGATATCCACGGCGATGAGAAAATCGCTTGGGCGATAGTATTCGAACTGATAAAATACCTTGTTCAAAACTACGGCACCGACACCCTTGTTACTCGACTGGTGAACGACCGGGAAATTTACCTTCTACCAATGTACAATCCCGATGGCTTTATCGCGGGCCGCCGTTACAATGGGAACAATGTTGACTTAAATCGTAACTGGGGCTGGATGTGGGGTGATGAAGTAAATCAGGGCGCCGCCCCATTTTCCGAACCGGAAAATAGAGCGGCTTTAGCACACATCTGGCGTAATCCGGCGGTGATTTATGTCTCATATCACGCCGGCACTACCTTCATCTCCCACCCTTGGAGTTATTGCTTCTCTTATCAAAACACTATTCCGGAACTGCCCCTGATTCAATTTCTATCTGCCCGCTATGACGCCTTCACCCACTACCACTATGGCCAGGGTCCAGACACGATGTATTTAATTAATGGCTCAACCAAAGATTTTGACTATGGCTATGGAATGATGGGCTGGTCAATTGAGGTTCACATTCAGAAAACCCCGCCTGCCTCCGAAATTGACCAGACTTTCAATTTGAACAAGCCGGCAATGCTTGCCTTGATACGCCACGCCGGTCAGGGAATTAGGGGTACTATTACCGATGCAGCAACGGGCGAACCAGTTCCCTGCCAAATCTGGATCAGCCCAGCAAACTGGGTAAGTTATAACGACCCGGAACTGGGTGATTTTCACCGATTTTATCTTCCCGGAACCTATCAGTTAACATTTCGTGCGCCCGGATACCGGGAAACCACCTTGACCGATGTTGTTGTACCCGATTCTGGAGACTCAGTGACAACGGTTGATGTCCAGTTAACCCCGGACCCATCAGCACCGCTTTTTGCCTTCCGCCATATCTACAACAACTATGTCAACCCATCAGTAAATCGGACCTATCCAGTTCGGTCGCTTGGTCCTCACGATGGTAATGGGTTCCGGCTCGACAATGGCAAGTACATCTGTCTTGATATGTCCACACCGATTCGTAATCAAGATGGTATGGACTTAGTTGTCTATCGCTCCGCGGGCAGCGGTACGGCGTTGGTTCAAGGGGCGAATGATTGGCAAGGATTATGGACCGATATTGGCACCGCCCAAACCAACCAGAGTTTGTTTGACATTGGTGCTGTTGGCTTGGACAGCATCCGCTACATAAAAGTCACCGCCTCGGGCGAATTTCATCTCGATGCGATTGAAGGGGTAAGCAATGTTGGCATCAGTATGTCTCAACCTCAAGCACCCGAGCCGTTTGTTATTAAACCCCACTGTAACCCTACCGCCTTGCCAGTAAAATTTACAACAACCAACTATGCAACACAGAATGGGGCGCTAAAAATTTTTGACCTGAGCGGACAACTCATTGCAAGCGTACCGGTATTAAGCAACCAGTTACTCTGGAACGGGAAAGACCGGAATGGGAATACGGTCAGCCCCGGCGTATATTTTGTCCGCTTTGACGGTGCTCACCCGCTGCGGATAATAATAACGAGGTGATTGTATGCTATACAATATCCTTTCCTTGTTTTTTGTCTTTACAGTGCCATCAGAAGTTGACCATCGCGAAACCAAAGGAGAAATTACCGCAATCGAATCCCGTGTCACCGAATTCACCCTGAAAAATGGCTTGCATGTCATCCACTACTTTGACTCCTCGGCACCGGTTGTTTCAGTCAATGTCTATTATCGTGTTGGTTCCTACGATGAACAAACCGGCAGTACCGGAATTTCCCATATGGTAGAACATATGAGTTTCAAGCACACTGATATCTACAAACCCGGTGACTTCGACCGGATGCTTGATTCGGTAGGCGCCAATAACAACGGCTTTACCTCAACCTATTACACTGGTTATTACGAAGAACTGGCAAAAGAACACTGGGAACTGGCGCTAAAACTGGAGGCTGCAAGAATGAACAATTGTATCTTCCCCGACTCTGAGTTTGAAAGCGAGCATCAGGTGGTAGCTGAAGAAAGGCGCCTGCAGGATAACCGTCCGACCAGTAACCTGTGGGAACAGTTTGAGGCAATTGCCTTTCTTGCCCATCCCCATCGTAATCCCACAATCGGCTGGTCTGATGATGTGGGAAAGTTTACCGTTGAGAAGGTCCGCGACTGGTATAAAAAATATTATAACCCGGCAAATGCGGTCATCGTCATCGCCGGTGATGTACCACTGGAAGAAGTAAAGTCAAAAGTGGAAAAGTATTACGCCAGATTCAAAGGTACACCGGTCAAAAGGCCGGATTTTTACGATATCGAACCCGCTCTGGCGGGTGAAAGGCGACTTGTCTTACGCAAACGGGTTAATGTCCCCACGCTGTTAATCGGCTTTCCAACGCCGGGAATTCGTGATTCACTTTACATCGTGGGAGATGTGGTGGCAGCAATTTTAGGCAGCGGACGAAACTCCCGCCTCTATCGAACACTGGTTATTGACTCCGGCTTTGCCACATCGGTTTCAGCCTGGAACTCTGTCGAACGCGACCCGGGAATTCTCGAAATTTTGGTCACCCCAAAAGCCGAGAGCCTCATACCCCGCATCGAAACTGTCATCCTTACTGAAATAAAAAGGATGGTAACTGAGCCGGTAAGCACTCAAGAACTGCAACGGGTAAAAAATCAAACCCTTGCCACCGCACTATTTGACCGTGACGACATTTCTGATATCGCCTGGTTACTTGCTACTTCGCAGATTACCGCCGGTAACTGGCGCCATTTTTTGCAGCAAATCGAACGTATCGAGAAAACTACCCCGGAACAGGTTCTTGTTTTCTGTAAACAATATCTAACTGAACAACGACGCATCGTCGGCGTCCTTCTTTCGGATAAGGAGGTAAAATGAACTTCCCGGGTAAACAACTTTTAATTATTCTCTTAATCGTTATCGGTAATCTATCCGGGGCAGTGCTCTTTCGCGACTCACTATCCAACGGACTTATCATCCTTACTTACGAAGACCACCGTTTACCAATGGTAGACATCTCGTTTGTTTGCCGAAGCGGTGCTGTTTTTGACCCTGATGGTAAAGCGGGTACCGCCAGTCTTTGTACTGATATGCTCTTGCGGGGTACAAAAAACTTGACCCCAGACTCAATTGCCCAAATTCTCGATTTCATCGGTGCCCGCTATGGTACCGGAACCGATTTCGACCGTTGTTTCATCAATCTCCGACTTTTGAGTAAAGACCTAACCACCGGACTCGACATTTTATCAGAGATAATTCTTGAACCAACCTTTCCGATTGATGAGTTTACGCGAACCCAGGAACAGGCGCTGAGTGGGGCGCGTCGCGCCTATGACTACCCAAGTTCGGTTGTCGGTATGGAGTTTGACCGCCTTCTCTTCGGTGAACATCGTTACTCGTTGCCTCCTCGGGGCGATACTGCCACAATCCGAAAGATTACCCGCGACGATTTGAAAAACTTCCATAAGACTCATTTTGTTCCCAACAACTGCTTTATCGTCTTCGTTGGTGCCGTTGACCACAATTACATAAAAAACGAAGTCAACCGCCGTTTCGGAAACTGGCAACCAAGACCGGTCAGTAACCCACAACCGCCTGAACTTACCTTACCCGAAAAAATTCGGGTCAAATTGATTACCCGTAAAGAGATGAACCAGACTTACATCCAGTTTGGCCACCCCGGCATCTCAATCTTCGATAAGGATTTAATCGCAATACGCTTGATGTCTTACATTCTGGGAGGACCGCCGCTTTCCTCAAGAATGGGTCTTGCTGTTCGGGAGTATGGCGGACTTGCCTACGATGTCCGTTGCTGGTTTGACCGCCGTTTATTGCCCGGTGCATTTCGCGCTACTGTGCAGACCGCAAAACCAAAAGAGGCGATAGAAAAGATGTTTGCGGAGATCCGGCAAATGCACGAAAAGGGGGCAACTAAATCCGAATTACTCAAGGCACAAAATTATTTTACGGGTAGTTTTCCCCTTTCCTACAGCTCGAATCAAGGCAAACTGGACCGGGTAACGGAGATTGAACTTTACCGCTTTGGTATCGACTGGCTGGAACAGTTTCCCGTTCGGGTACGAACAACAACATTAGAACAAGTAAACGAGGCGGCAAAACAACATCTGTTTCCTGACCGCTATATTATGGTAATAATGGGTAATGTCACAAAAGAAGAGCTTAACTTACCAGATGCCGAATGGATAGAATAAAGCAGGGGTGTTGTTCACACCCCTGCGCTCCAACCGAATTTGCCTTTAAGTGTTTATTTAAGGGTTGAACGAAGTAACATACCTCTGGCCCGTTTCGGTCCACTGGATAATCGCGGCGCGCTTAATTGGGTTACCCCACTCGTCAAAAGAAATCGAGCCTGAAACACAGGGATAATCTTTAATCTGACTCAGTGCCTGCCGGATTTCATCCGGTTTAGCATTAGGCGCATTTTTCAGGGCTGCAATTAGCAGAAGCGCTGCATCATACCCGAGTGTCGCCATCGCATCCGGTTTCTGGCCAAACCGCGCCTGGTATTTGTTTACCCAGTTCTGTACTTCAGGTCTGGGGTCATCGGCGGAATAGTGATTGACAAAATAACTACCCGCCACCTCTTTACCAGCAATTTCGAGCATTGCCGGTGAATCCCAGCCATCGCCGCCTAAGAATTTCGTCTCCAGACCCAGTTGATATGCCTGTTTAACAATCAAACCGACCTTGTTGTAGTAATCCGGTAGAAAAACTACCTCGGGCTTTTGTTGTTTAATCTTGGTCAAGAGCGCTGAGAAGTCGGCATCATCTTTCTGATAGGATTCAAATGCGACCACCTTACCGCCCGCCTGTTCAAAGAAACGCTTGAAATACTCAGCCAGTCCTTTGGAATAGTCATTGCCGACATCAAACATTACCGCTGCGGTTTTCGCCTTTAAGCTCTCAGCCGCAAACCGAGCAGCAACCACACCTTGGAAAGAATCGGTAAAACAGGCACGAAAGATAAACTCCTTGTGCTTGCCGTCATCAGTAACCGTTACCTTAGGATTAGTTGATGTTGGCGTCAGCATCGGGATTCTTGCTACCTGACACTTGTCCGCCAGTGGCAAAGAACACTTGGTCGAAACCGAACCGATAATCGCCACCACTCCATCCAGTTCAATCAACTTACCACCGGCATTTGCAGCTTCGGTCGGGTCGTTCTTGTCGTCCGAGATAAACAGTTTTATCTGTTTGCCGTTAATACCACCGGCACGGTTTGCCTCTTCGACCGCCAGGGTAATACCGTTTATCGTTGATTCACCGAAGGTTTTAACATCACCGGTTAGAGGAGCAACTACCCCGATTTTGATAACATTGCCCGGACCACAGGCAAATATGCCCAGACCGAGCATCAGACAGATGGTACCTACGGTTTTTATTATCCTCATTTATGCCTCCTATGGTTTATTCGTTTCCAATCAAACTCTGTTCTGGTACCGAACCGTACTCAATCTGGGCTCGGTACCGGGAAAGAAACCCTTTTGCCCACTCGGCAAATTTACCAGTTTGCAGCGAATGGCGAATCGCCTTCATTAACGACTGAAAAAACCAGAGATTGTGAAAAGTCAAAAGTCTCGGTCCTAAAGCCTCGCCCGCGATGAAAAGATGCCGCAAATAGGCACGAGAAAAGTTTCGGCAGGTGTAACAGTCACAATTCGGGTCGAGCGGCGTTGGGTCATCCGCGTATCGGGCGTTCCGAATCAACAACCGACCGGTACTTATGAACGCCGTACCCGTTCTACCGTTGCGGGTGGGTAACACACAGTCAAAAATATCAACACCCAAACTCACCGCGGTGATGATGTCTTCGGGATATCCCGCTCCCATCAGATAACGCGGCTTCTCAACCGGCAGAAGGACGCAGACTGTATCAGTTAGCTCGTAGGTCAACTCCGCAGGTTCACCCAGACACAAACCACCTATTGCATAGCCGGGAAAATTAAGTTGTAACAACTGTTCGCAACTCTGCCGCCGCAAATCTGGATATGTCGCTCCCTGGACAATACCGAACAAATTAGTTGCAGCGCGGGCACGACGCTGACAACGCTCTGCCCAAACGGTTGTTCGTTGAACTGCTACTTCTGCCTGGTGCCGGCTTACCGGAAAAGGCGGACATTCGTCAAGACACATCGCAATATCCGACCCTAAATCCTCCTGGATTTCTATTACCAGTTCCGGTGTGAAAAAATGTCTACTACCGTCAATATGGGATTGAAACTCAATACCCTCGTCACCGATTCGGGAAAGCGCCGCCAGTGAATAAACCTGGTAACCACCGGAATCGGTTAAAACCGGCAGGTTCCAGCCCATAAACCGGGAAACCCCTCCCAATCGATTAATCCGTTTGTGTCCAGGACGAAGGTAAAGATGATATGTATTACAAACAATCATCTGGGTCCCGCACGCCTTTAACTCAGCCGGTGTTAAAGTTTTGACCGTTGCCTGGGTGCCAACGGGCATAAATGTCGGGGTGTCGACAACCCCGTGCGGCAAACTTAGTTTGCCCAGACGCGCCTTTCCACATGTTGCGATGACCTCAAATTGCATCATCTCAATTTCACCTCAAACCTTTCACCAGGCCCGATATTAATCAGCCCTGTTTGTCCAACTACCTGTGCCTGCTCCCCTACGATTCCCGAACTAATAACGGCATGTTCAACCGTTGCACCTTCGTAAATTAGAGCATTACGAACAACGGACTCGGTTATTCTTGCTCCCGCCGAAACTGATACAAACGGACCGATTACCGAGCGTTCCACTACCGCATCGCGGGCAATCGATACGGGCGGAATCACAAAACTTGCCAGCACCTGGCCACAACCCTGAGGATTGCTACCACCGGTCTTTTCTAACAAAAAGCGATTGGTAGCAATTAACGCTTCCGGCGTTCCGCAGTCCAGCCAGTGCTCTATGTTCAATGTCTTAATCGCCAGCCCGTTATCAGCAAGAGACTGCAGAGCATCAGTAAACTGAAACTCACCTTTGACCTTTTTCCCCTCTCGCACAAGAAGGTCCACTGCTTCAAACATAGCCTTAGCGTCGGCAAAATAGTAAACTCCAACAATCGCCAGGTTGCTTATCGGTGTCTGCGGTTTCTCTATCACCTTTCTAACCAGTCCATTTTCTAAGATGACAACACCAAAGCGCCGGGGGTCACTCACCTCTTTTACACCAATTACACAATCTCCGGTCACTAATTGGTTGAAATCAGTTTCGACTATCGTATCTCCGAGAATTATTAAAAGCGGCAGGTCCTCAACTTCACTTCGCGCCTTAAGCACCGCATCTGCTAACCCCAGAGGTTCGGGCTGAATAGCAAATCGGATATCTAGGGCAAAATTGGAACGAAGATAGTTTTCAATCATGTGGCCGTGGGGTGGAACAACAACACAAACCCGCTCAGGTTGCAATTCCATTAACCTTTCAAAGATATGACCGATTATCGGTTTACCTCCCACCTCCAGCATTACCTTGGGTCGCTTAAGCGTATGGGGTCGTAACCGCTGTCCTTCCCCTGCTGCTGGAACAATAACCCCTAATCTCATTTTACCTTACTCCTTCGTGCCAGCGCCTGTTTTAATTTATCAATTCGAGGAATACCTATGGGGTCAACACCTCTTTTTTCAGCAACCGCAACGCTTATCAGATCACCCATCACCACTGATGAAAACAGGCGCGCCAACGGCGAAACACCTTCGGTTTTTACAATGTGCATACCAGCCCAACTTCCTGCAACAAGTTTTCTCATCTCCCGCAAACGCTGCAAAGTCCTTGGGTGAGAGCTTTTATCCACAAGAACAACCGTATAAATTTTGCGCTCCAGAAATTGCGGCGCGCCGAAACCCATTATCTCATTATGGCTCTGCTCAGGTAGCATACCGCTATGACAGAACACCTTGGCATTTTCATTCAACTGACACTGCCATCGATAAGCCGCAACATCAAGCAGCCGGGCGGTTGAATAAATCACCAGCAGGCGATTTAGCAAAAGTGGCGCAATAGCAGTTGCCCGTCTTCGCCACACGCCCAGGCGTTGTTTTATCAATCGCTGCGTCTCTATGATGTCTGGTGTATAATCTCGGCACAACCTGAGCCGATAAAGTACCGTGAGCAGCGGAACACTCATATAGCCCACGGCGGTTCGCGGTGGCATTCCATCGGGAACAAGAAGCAAGGGAAAACCGTCCGTTTTTGCCATTTCAGCCATTTTGCCACCGCTGGTGATGACAAAAATCAAAGCGCCACGCCGCCGTCCTTCTTCATAAGCACTGATTGTCTCTTCTGTATTACCAGAATAACTGCTAAGAAACAGAAGGGTCTTTTTCCCGACTGCCGCTGGCAATTGGTAATCACGCCAGACCGCAACCGGCAACAGTGCCTCTTCGTTCAGTACGGTTCGCACTATATCACCGCCCATTGCCGAACCACCCATACCGGCAATCACGACATTCTCCAGTTCCTTCTTAAAAATTATTGGACAACCACGGCCAATTGCAGCTGCCTGACCAAGTTGTTCGGGCAATCCATAGATAAGTTTTAGCATATTGTTTTCTTCCATTTTGCTCATTTTTTTCGCTCTCCAATGGCAAACAGCGATTGCGCCAGTTTGGGAAAACGCCGGTGCAACTCCCGATAGAGCAAGCGCTCAACCTCAAGTGCGGTCGAAAGCTCCAGCGCCTGGGATGCCACCTCCCGGGCAATAGTTGTGTCAACCGAACGGATGATATTTTTCGCCTCTGGAATCATTCCCGGCACTACTGAAATCTCATCAATTCCCATGCCCAGTAACAGAACGATGCCCAGCGGGTCGGCACCAAATTCACCACACATACCAACCCAGATACCCTGACGGTGTGCCGCATCAATCGTCTGTTTAATCAACTGCAGCACCGCCGGGTGCAGATGGTCAAACAACTTTGCAACAAGTTCATTACCCCGGTCAACCGCCAGGGTATACTGCGTCAGGTCATTGGAGCCGATGGATAGAAAATTACATTCCCGGGCAAACTGCTGTGCCAGCAGCGCCGCCGATGGTGTCTCAACCATCACCCCAACCTCAATTTGTTCATTAAAACCTTTGCCCGCGCGGCGCAACTCCTTCTTCGCCTCTTCCAGTAAGAGCTTTGCCCGGCGCAACTCTTCAATAGTTGCAATCATCGGGAACATCATCTTGACATTACCGTGACTTGATGCCCTCAAAATCGCCCGCAACTGCGTTTTAAACAACATTGGGTCATCAAGACACACTCGGATTGCCCGCCAGCCCAGAAACGGATTCGCCTCAGAATAACCGGGGATTACCTTATCACCTCCTAAATCAAAGGTGCGCACTATCACCGGATAAGGCTTAA
The nucleotide sequence above comes from candidate division WOR-3 bacterium. Encoded proteins:
- a CDS encoding bifunctional phosphoglucose/phosphomannose isomerase, translated to MSKMEENNMLKLIYGLPEQLGQAAAIGRGCPIIFKKELENVVIAGMGGSAMGGDIVRTVLNEEALLPVAVWRDYQLPAAVGKKTLLFLSSYSGNTEETISAYEEGRRRGALIFVITSGGKMAEMAKTDGFPLLLVPDGMPPRTAVGYMSVPLLTVLYRLRLCRDYTPDIIETQRLIKQRLGVWRRRATAIAPLLLNRLLVIYSTARLLDVAAYRWQCQLNENAKVFCHSGMLPEQSHNEIMGFGAPQFLERKIYTVVLVDKSSHPRTLQRLREMRKLVAGSWAGMHIVKTEGVSPLARLFSSVVMGDLISVAVAEKRGVDPIGIPRIDKLKQALARRSKVK